The sequence TGAACCTCCCCGTCAAGTCGGGCGCGCCCGAGACCCGCCCGCACTACCTGAAGGTCGAGGCCTGGCGGGAGACGCCGCTCAGGGGGCAGCGCAGCGGCGCCCTGGTCATCACGCAGGTGCTCGTCAAGACGGATGCGAGCATCATCAGTGGAGAGAAGCGGTACTTCACCGTGCTGGAGGAACGCTCGAGCAGCGTGATGGCGTGAGCTGGCGGCATGAACGCGTAAGCACCGGAGGTTGCCGTGATCGGCCCTCACCCGTGAACAAGCCCGTCACCTCCAACCCGGCTCACGGTCCTCGACCGGCGGTTCACGGCGCTGCTCCACCACGCCCAGCCGTTCTGACCTCCCACGCCCGGGGCTGAACGGGCAGCCTCTCCATTCCGGTGCCTCCAGACGCTGCGGGAGATTCCGGAAGGACGGGCAAGGCACGGGGCGGCCCCTCTCCGTCCGGGGCCGGAGGAAGTCGGGCATGTCCGAACAGGCCACGCCTGCCCCCAAGCCGCAACACGAACTGGACGTGCTGTACGCCCGGCTCGCCGAACGCAACGCCCACCTGTTTCCCGGACGGCTTCAGGTGCCCCGCGCCGCCCGCACGTGCGTCAAGGGTCCCGCCGCGCTGGAGCGCGAGATTCGGGCGTTCGGACAGTTCCAGCAGCGGCACGAGGGGAGGAGGCGGGTGCTGTGGACCGTGCTGGACGCCTGCTCCCCCAGCGAGCCCGAGTGGGAGGGCGTCGTCTGGATTCGGCACGCCAGCGGGCTGAAGGAGCGGGTGCCCATTCGTCAGCATTCCGCGTTGCAGGCGGCCGTCCCGGGGACCGGTCAGCCCGCCGACCTGAACGAGGCGGGAAAGGCGATCTTCGAGCAGTTTGTCCAGCCGCGCCTGACGCCCGAGCAGGCCCGGAGCGCGTTGAAGGTCGGCTACGGCCGCACCTGTGTTCACCGGATGACGGCCCTGCGGCACCACCCCTTCACACCCGGCGTCCGGGAGTTCTACGAACTGCGCACGGAGTACTCGGTCAGCACCCTCACGCCCCGCACCGGGCAGCACGCTCCGGCGAAGTACTGCCGCTTCACCTGCATCCAGACCACCACGCGGGTGCAGCGCCGGGGCCGCGACCTGCTGCTGATCCAAGGCGGGCAGGTGCGGAACGTGAAGTACGGCCGCTTCGATCCGGCGGGCCTCACCCCGGTGGTGTGCCGGGGTCTCCAGGCGCTTGCATGGGAACTGGCGCGGGAAACCTGCTGCGCTGGGGAACTCGCGCAACTCCGCAAGGCCTTCGGGCCGGAGGACCAGCCCCTCACCACCGAGCGGCTGGGTCGCTTCCTGTTCGCCGTGCAGCACCCGGACTACCTCAACGTGCCCGCGCTCATCGAGCACATGCAGCTCAGCACCGGGCGCGAGTACCGGGCGTGGTTGAGGCGCAGGCCGGGCGCGACCACCCTGCTGCGCGAACTGTGCGGCTCCCTGCCCCGCGGCGTCCGGCCGCTCCTCGCACGGCTGGACGTGCTCACCCTGGCCGCGTCCCTCCACCGCAGTGGCATGAGGTCCGCGGACCTCAAGGCCCAGGTCCTGAACGCTTACGCGCCCGCCCTGCGCGCGCACCGCTGCGGTCCACCGTTTGATGCCCGTTGGTACGTCGAACTCGCGGGCGGCGAACAGCAGGCCGCCCGGCGGCTGATCCGCACCTTCCGGAAGGGGCATGCCGTCTCCGGCCTCGCGCTCCTGCT comes from Deinococcus planocerae and encodes:
- a CDS encoding PcfJ domain-containing protein — translated: MSEQATPAPKPQHELDVLYARLAERNAHLFPGRLQVPRAARTCVKGPAALEREIRAFGQFQQRHEGRRRVLWTVLDACSPSEPEWEGVVWIRHASGLKERVPIRQHSALQAAVPGTGQPADLNEAGKAIFEQFVQPRLTPEQARSALKVGYGRTCVHRMTALRHHPFTPGVREFYELRTEYSVSTLTPRTGQHAPAKYCRFTCIQTTTRVQRRGRDLLLIQGGQVRNVKYGRFDPAGLTPVVCRGLQALAWELARETCCAGELAQLRKAFGPEDQPLTTERLGRFLFAVQHPDYLNVPALIEHMQLSTGREYRAWLRRRPGATTLLRELCGSLPRGVRPLLARLDVLTLAASLHRSGMRSADLKAQVLNAYAPALRAHRCGPPFDARWYVELAGGEQQAARRLIRTFRKGHAVSGLALLLGDTERLWQDVQVAQPGYRPGRGQLDPLALHDHLARLHTRIRTENRPIPSGTDRRLSHLDADIPHAAHGTLHFRRTRETHDLIHVSETLHNCVSSYAGAAIRGEVVIVVARDGRGTPVYCLEVRGRAVHQFKRDRNQGLRDQTDLAAAFGYLRQARLGIRTHDLAPLCHHPGLPQEAVSIPEPEPDDLPF